The Vibrio ishigakensis genome has a window encoding:
- a CDS encoding right-handed parallel beta-helix repeat-containing protein has protein sequence MKASKTAIAVALSSVFLFGCDFDVGSENKATGPGDNPGGSNPGGGETTPGVNYFAQILDSTEKGTGQLRLKLSESKSETAVSEISAGFLTVDLTYQKNGFINEVDSAENAYIQLYTTTGTSTKDLRGELVLGGGNIKYRFHDGKDENGEDKYSLSDSIGTYELGEELKVTVSWTKNEINYSINDQDLGTFPAINTEAVEYISLKLGDTTYKSNYEVLADNLKIYTGDASNNELIFEDDFDSYGLGHDLNEVRYNRALDVMILSDELDNGGDDNEGDGNDGDINEDGTAVDTLNALINSANVGDTITLAADLDYSTGVIKLNKAVTLDGQNVATITGSACIQITAPGAAVANLAFENSAIGAECGVHDSDSRRGAITVEEAASEDGNPVRLTNLTFDGSKVTQDSLYKKASWVFSSGYAILEDSEFNNLQSRIQNNAFYTSCVSASQRGIEINNNTFEIDDLGDKETAAIKVGNSKSGEIDSGATNCNVTISGNQFTGYNQEISSNAGSGKDRVVAIFANQAGNNIAGNLFN, from the coding sequence ACCTGGCGATAATCCAGGTGGCAGCAACCCTGGTGGTGGTGAAACAACACCTGGCGTAAACTACTTCGCACAGATTTTGGACAGTACAGAAAAAGGAACTGGTCAACTTCGCTTAAAGCTATCTGAGAGCAAATCTGAGACAGCTGTGAGTGAAATTTCTGCTGGCTTTCTTACCGTTGACCTAACCTATCAGAAAAACGGCTTCATTAATGAAGTTGACTCAGCAGAAAATGCTTACATTCAACTGTACACAACAACCGGGACAAGCACCAAAGACCTGCGAGGTGAGTTAGTCCTTGGTGGCGGTAATATAAAGTATCGTTTCCACGATGGTAAAGATGAAAATGGAGAAGATAAATATAGCCTTTCAGACTCTATTGGCACTTATGAACTGGGCGAAGAACTAAAAGTAACTGTTAGTTGGACTAAAAACGAAATAAATTACTCTATCAACGATCAAGATCTAGGTACTTTCCCCGCGATAAACACAGAAGCTGTTGAGTATATTTCTCTGAAGCTAGGCGATACCACATACAAGTCAAACTACGAAGTGCTGGCGGACAACTTAAAAATTTACACAGGCGACGCTTCAAACAATGAACTGATTTTTGAAGATGACTTTGATAGTTACGGCCTTGGCCACGATCTAAACGAAGTTCGATATAACCGTGCATTAGACGTGATGATTTTAAGTGATGAACTCGACAATGGCGGTGATGACAACGAAGGTGACGGCAACGACGGCGACATCAACGAAGATGGTACAGCTGTCGACACACTAAATGCACTGATCAATTCAGCTAACGTCGGCGACACTATTACCCTTGCAGCAGATCTAGACTACTCGACAGGTGTTATTAAGCTAAATAAAGCAGTAACGCTTGATGGTCAAAATGTAGCAACTATTACTGGTAGCGCTTGTATCCAGATCACTGCTCCTGGTGCTGCTGTTGCTAACCTAGCATTTGAAAATAGTGCTATTGGTGCTGAATGTGGCGTACACGATAGCGATAGTCGTCGCGGTGCAATTACCGTAGAAGAGGCGGCATCGGAAGATGGTAACCCAGTACGACTAACCAACTTGACTTTTGATGGCTCCAAAGTAACGCAGGATAGCCTTTATAAAAAAGCAAGTTGGGTATTCTCTTCAGGTTATGCAATTCTAGAAGACAGTGAATTTAATAACCTACAATCCCGCATACAAAACAATGCTTTTTATACGTCATGTGTTTCTGCAAGCCAAAGAGGAATTGAAATTAACAACAATACCTTTGAGATTGATGACCTTGGTGACAAAGAAACAGCTGCGATAAAAGTTGGTAACTCAAAGAGCGGCGAAATTGATAGCGGAGCGACTAACTGTAATGTCACGATCTCAGGAAATCAGTTTACTGGTTACAACCAAGAGATTTCGTCTAATGCAGGTTCCGGCAAAGACCGTGTAGTCGCAATATTTGCGAATCAAGCTGGAAACAACATAGCGGGTAACCTATTCAACTAA
- a CDS encoding polysaccharide lyase family 7 protein: MTKKQIKIIFIAVVLGLSGCNSSSSSSDNGSTNPGNGNNIPDDGNGNENREIDWNLNQWKLTLPISETFYSDTFNSSLSGGNSAAELVPGGCPGEKDNLTENTYFQDYFYKGNTGSMHFRVDLNGEGLATTENTKYVRSELRELYNYETASGCSTSNQNWRIQDDNYHQLQGTLVVNQHPNISQPKVIVGQIHGQKIKQALVKLQWEGASRPIRVILNDDFATGNKSCEDVGKTCNPFSVELGYAKAGERWSYNIVANEEGLRLEAAGKSKFIGWGDSVYWNGKFYTLSDNWKNNSNSFYFKAGIYPQLIASDYSGVFDVSFSEIKITHQ, encoded by the coding sequence ATGACTAAGAAACAGATAAAAATAATTTTTATAGCCGTTGTCCTTGGCCTCTCCGGCTGCAATAGCTCAAGTTCATCCAGTGACAATGGCTCCACTAACCCAGGGAATGGTAATAACATTCCAGACGATGGAAATGGTAACGAAAATAGAGAAATCGACTGGAACTTAAACCAATGGAAGCTCACCCTTCCAATTAGCGAAACATTTTACAGTGACACCTTTAACAGTTCACTATCAGGTGGCAATAGTGCTGCTGAACTAGTTCCTGGTGGGTGCCCCGGTGAAAAAGACAACTTAACCGAAAATACCTACTTCCAGGATTACTTTTACAAAGGTAATACCGGAAGCATGCATTTTAGAGTAGATTTGAATGGTGAAGGTCTAGCCACGACTGAAAATACCAAATACGTTAGGTCTGAACTAAGAGAGCTGTACAATTACGAAACTGCAAGTGGTTGTAGCACCAGCAACCAAAACTGGCGTATTCAAGACGACAATTACCACCAGCTACAAGGTACTCTGGTTGTTAATCAACACCCCAATATTTCTCAACCTAAGGTTATTGTTGGGCAAATACACGGTCAAAAAATCAAACAAGCTCTAGTTAAGCTTCAATGGGAAGGTGCTTCTAGACCGATTCGCGTTATCCTGAATGATGATTTCGCCACAGGGAACAAATCTTGCGAAGATGTGGGTAAAACGTGTAACCCATTCAGTGTTGAACTTGGCTATGCCAAAGCAGGTGAACGATGGTCGTACAACATTGTCGCTAATGAAGAGGGACTGCGCCTAGAAGCCGCTGGTAAATCAAAATTCATAGGCTGGGGAGACTCCGTGTACTGGAATGGAAAGTTCTATACCCTTTCTGATAATTGGAAAAACAACTCGAACAGTTTCTATTTTAAAGCGGGTATCTACCCTCAACTTATAGCTTCTGACTACTCTGGAGTCTTCGACGTAAGCTTCAGTGAGATAAAAATCACCCACCAATAA
- a CDS encoding oligogalacturonate-specific porin KdgM family protein, translating into MKTINKVTIALLTTVAAASVNAGSLDYRAEYKHESETYAQRIKIGSSVKISDPAKLYFSVEQKFQSNDTGDFWNEVERGDSEFDWGVAYNLDKNWYIQPGMPITFADNKTTYKPQFRIGYKADFGLTTALRYRHEFQKFTADKNDGDTIQQGKITLTGSYKFTDEAWKNLQLSYEANYNHNYDDVILSNNDNWEWDLGVKIGYKIDNFRPYVEFWNIKGDDGKTTDDRQLRTRVGITYSF; encoded by the coding sequence ATGAAAACGATTAATAAAGTAACAATCGCTCTTCTTACCACTGTTGCAGCAGCATCTGTAAATGCAGGTTCTCTTGACTACCGTGCTGAATACAAACATGAAAGTGAAACATATGCTCAACGAATTAAAATTGGTTCTTCGGTAAAAATTTCTGACCCAGCAAAACTCTACTTTAGCGTAGAACAAAAGTTCCAGAGTAATGATACCGGAGACTTCTGGAATGAAGTTGAACGAGGTGACTCTGAATTTGATTGGGGTGTAGCGTATAACCTAGACAAAAACTGGTACATCCAACCTGGAATGCCAATTACCTTCGCTGATAACAAAACCACGTACAAACCTCAATTCCGAATCGGGTATAAAGCTGATTTCGGTTTGACTACTGCACTAAGATATCGTCATGAATTCCAGAAGTTCACTGCGGATAAAAATGACGGTGATACCATCCAGCAAGGTAAAATTACTCTTACTGGTTCATACAAGTTCACAGATGAAGCGTGGAAAAATCTGCAGCTTAGCTACGAAGCGAACTACAACCATAACTACGATGACGTAATTCTTTCAAACAACGATAATTGGGAATGGGATTTAGGTGTGAAGATTGGATATAAAATCGATAACTTCCGCCCATACGTTGAATTCTGGAATATTAAAGGTGATGACGGTAAAACTACAGATGATCGCCAGCTACGTACCCGTGTTGGTATCACCTACAGCTTCTAA
- a CDS encoding oligogalacturonate-specific porin KdgM family protein: protein MKALNKVTLSLLTALAATSVSAASFDIRHEYKSHTEQHATRIKMGDSIGNFYYSGELKFKGADGDFMKDLKNNGWELDLGYRYRVEGTNWTIQPGMPIEGRESGMTYKPQLRATYALESVDGLSLSARYRYDIRTFSNGDDTQYRHRLTGNVNYRLDDWRFGFEANYYNADGYDIYDNGEENYELNATVRRHFGSWAPYVEFGDVSTSASKATRELRSRVGLTYSF, encoded by the coding sequence ATGAAAGCTTTAAACAAAGTTACTCTATCTCTACTAACAGCTCTTGCTGCTACTTCTGTAAGCGCAGCTTCATTCGACATCCGTCATGAGTATAAGAGCCACACAGAGCAACATGCTACTCGTATTAAGATGGGCGATAGCATTGGTAACTTCTACTACAGTGGTGAGCTTAAGTTTAAAGGCGCTGACGGCGACTTTATGAAAGACCTTAAGAACAACGGCTGGGAACTTGACCTAGGTTACCGTTACCGCGTTGAGGGCACTAACTGGACCATCCAACCAGGTATGCCAATCGAAGGTCGTGAAAGTGGCATGACTTATAAGCCTCAGCTACGTGCTACTTACGCTCTAGAAAGCGTTGACGGTCTAAGCCTAAGTGCTCGTTATCGTTATGACATCAGAACCTTCAGCAACGGTGACGACACTCAATACCGTCACCGCCTAACTGGTAACGTAAACTATCGTCTAGATGACTGGCGTTTCGGCTTCGAAGCTAACTACTACAATGCAGACGGCTACGACATCTATGACAACGGTGAAGAGAACTACGAGCTAAACGCAACTGTACGTCGTCACTTTGGCAGCTGGGCACCATACGTTGAATTCGGTGACGTGAGCACTAGCGCGTCTAAAGCGACTCGAGAGCTACGTAGCCGTGTAGGTCTAACTTACAGCTTCTAA
- a CDS encoding 3'-5' exonuclease: MFSYFHPVERMKREQSSWKETGVSAQFFKELVGRLSPEIHSTVSDFEYIILDLETTGLDSETDRILSIGWVIMSEGKVDLANAVHFYINQESLVKPETAVINHITPQMLTEGISIHDAMRTFFEAAMDKVIIAHGCVVETRFLQQYLKEHYHLNELPLWWLDTMCIEKNMAKARQQHQDIDVTLAGSRERHGLPEYAGHNALIDAVATAELFMAQCKRLEPKQDVEFGYLYKLSQ, encoded by the coding sequence ATGTTCTCATATTTTCATCCAGTAGAGCGCATGAAGCGAGAGCAGAGCTCATGGAAAGAAACCGGTGTGTCAGCTCAGTTTTTTAAAGAGCTGGTGGGTAGGCTTTCGCCAGAGATTCATTCCACAGTCAGTGATTTTGAATACATTATCTTAGACCTAGAAACTACAGGGCTCGATAGTGAGACAGACCGCATCTTGTCTATTGGGTGGGTGATAATGTCAGAAGGAAAGGTGGATCTGGCTAATGCGGTTCACTTCTATATCAACCAAGAGTCCTTGGTTAAGCCTGAGACCGCGGTGATCAACCATATTACGCCTCAGATGCTGACTGAGGGTATATCGATACACGATGCCATGAGAACCTTCTTCGAAGCGGCCATGGATAAAGTGATCATTGCTCATGGCTGTGTGGTGGAAACGCGTTTTCTGCAACAGTATTTAAAAGAGCACTATCACCTAAACGAACTGCCTTTGTGGTGGCTAGATACCATGTGTATTGAAAAGAACATGGCAAAGGCTCGTCAGCAACATCAAGATATCGATGTCACCCTAGCGGGTTCGAGAGAGCGTCATGGATTGCCAGAATACGCAGGACACAATGCCTTGATAGATGCGGTAGCCACTGCAGAGTTGTTTATGGCGCAATGTAAACGGCTGGAACCCAAACAAGATGTGGAGTTTGGGTATCTGTATAAGCTAAGCCAGTAA
- a CDS encoding DUF294 nucleotidyltransferase-like domain-containing protein: MSESLLPNIIQFIGQIDPFDKIPKPALRDLASQVQITYLSKGEEIALFVEGEEKFLYIVRTGSMEQRKADGVLRARLGQEDLFGFTFLETHINSDDGYKAIAIEPTLLYLIPHSALQNLFKASPESAERFASKAQVRLKSALDVVWSNKEKGLFIKRVGDIGSGRVAVVQADQTIQQVAHEMRIVKRTSCAVVYDKDELVGLITDRDMTKRVIALGASIDQPVSSVMTYSPLTISPDDLVLHAASVMMQFNIRNLPIVENNKVIGLLTTSHLVQNHRVQAIFLIEKVKYATSVRSLAEFTPERQAIFEALVEGKVAPEIVGQVMTLIFDSYTRRLIQIAIDKLGPPPCEFSWIVAGSHARNEVHMLSDQDNAIVLADDATENDKIYFKHLAAIVCNGLASCDYPLCSGDYMATNPKWLQPVSMWKHYYKKWVSNPEYERLLNISVFLEIRSVYGNKEYEGILRDALHQSINASREFLPSLVNDAVSTNPPLGIFNSLVLEKSGKNTKTLNIKKYAITLIIDLARIYGLAVESEHSATDQRFRDAFEKGQLTEDSYKNILGAYEFILSFRFSHQLEALKRGEAPNNHINPDSFGSFERGHLKDAFRIIADLQEAAKLKFGAR; this comes from the coding sequence ATGTCTGAATCCCTACTGCCCAATATCATCCAATTTATCGGCCAAATTGACCCTTTCGATAAGATCCCAAAACCAGCTCTTCGAGATCTCGCTTCTCAAGTACAAATAACCTACCTCAGCAAAGGTGAAGAGATTGCTTTGTTTGTGGAAGGAGAAGAGAAATTCCTCTACATAGTGCGTACTGGCTCTATGGAGCAACGTAAAGCTGATGGCGTTCTGCGTGCAAGACTGGGCCAAGAAGACCTGTTTGGCTTCACCTTCCTTGAAACCCACATAAACAGTGATGATGGCTATAAGGCTATCGCTATTGAGCCGACGCTTCTTTATCTGATCCCGCATTCAGCACTGCAGAACCTGTTTAAGGCATCTCCTGAGAGTGCCGAGCGCTTTGCATCTAAGGCTCAGGTACGCCTGAAATCGGCATTGGATGTGGTGTGGTCGAATAAAGAAAAAGGTCTATTCATCAAGCGTGTCGGAGATATTGGTAGTGGCCGAGTTGCGGTTGTTCAAGCCGACCAAACCATACAGCAAGTAGCCCATGAGATGCGGATAGTTAAGCGTACCTCTTGCGCTGTGGTGTACGACAAAGATGAACTGGTGGGTTTGATCACCGACCGAGATATGACCAAACGAGTAATTGCGCTCGGAGCTTCTATCGATCAGCCAGTTTCGTCAGTGATGACCTACTCTCCGTTGACCATCAGTCCTGATGATCTTGTGCTTCACGCCGCTTCGGTGATGATGCAGTTCAACATTCGAAACCTACCTATTGTTGAGAACAATAAGGTTATCGGTCTGCTGACGACCTCTCACCTGGTGCAAAACCACAGGGTGCAGGCAATATTCCTGATTGAAAAGGTGAAATACGCCACCAGTGTGCGCTCTCTGGCTGAGTTTACTCCTGAGCGTCAGGCGATTTTTGAGGCATTGGTGGAAGGTAAGGTAGCGCCTGAGATCGTAGGGCAGGTAATGACCCTTATCTTTGATTCTTACACCAGACGCTTGATTCAGATAGCAATAGACAAACTAGGTCCACCGCCATGTGAATTCTCGTGGATCGTAGCAGGATCGCATGCGCGTAATGAAGTGCACATGCTGTCAGATCAAGACAACGCAATTGTGCTCGCTGATGACGCTACAGAAAACGATAAGATCTACTTTAAACACCTAGCCGCGATTGTGTGTAATGGCCTTGCTAGTTGCGACTATCCACTTTGCTCGGGTGATTACATGGCGACCAACCCTAAGTGGTTGCAACCGGTTAGCATGTGGAAGCACTACTACAAGAAATGGGTATCGAATCCTGAGTATGAGCGCCTGCTGAACATCAGTGTATTCTTAGAGATCCGCTCGGTTTATGGTAATAAAGAGTACGAAGGCATTCTTCGCGATGCATTGCATCAAAGCATTAATGCCAGCCGTGAGTTCCTGCCATCATTGGTAAACGATGCGGTTAGCACTAACCCTCCACTGGGTATCTTCAACAGCTTAGTGCTAGAAAAATCGGGCAAGAATACCAAAACCCTGAATATTAAGAAGTATGCCATTACCTTGATTATCGACCTTGCACGTATCTATGGCTTGGCAGTAGAGAGTGAACATTCAGCAACAGATCAGCGCTTTAGAGATGCGTTTGAAAAAGGGCAGCTGACCGAGGACTCATACAAGAATATCTTGGGTGCCTATGAGTTCATTCTGTCATTCCGTTTTAGCCATCAGTTAGAGGCGCTGAAACGTGGTGAGGCTCCAAATAACCACATTAACCCAGATAGCTTTGGTAGCTTTGAACGTGGTCACTTGAAGGATGCATTCCGCATTATCGCTGACCTGCAAGAGGCGGCGAAGTTGAAGTTTGGGGCTCGCTAA
- a CDS encoding FadR/GntR family transcriptional regulator: protein MLGSFNSIAGSKRSLHVQVAREIARGILSGELAEGSILPGEMALCEQFGISRTALREAVKLLTSKGLLESRPKVGTKVVDRAYWNFLDPQLIEWMDGLADTDTFCGQFLGLRRAIEPEACALAAIHATAEQRIELSETFQEMSEVAAAPELDIVKWTDVDMRFHSLIFNATGNDFYLPFGNILTTMFVNFIVHSSEEGSTCINEHREIYEAIMAGNPDKARQASANHLQASNHRLPLAS from the coding sequence ATGTTAGGTTCATTTAATTCTATCGCGGGCTCTAAACGTAGCCTGCACGTCCAGGTAGCACGTGAGATCGCACGTGGTATCTTATCTGGTGAGTTGGCTGAGGGGTCCATTCTTCCAGGTGAAATGGCTCTATGTGAGCAATTTGGTATCAGTCGTACTGCTCTTCGTGAAGCGGTTAAACTTCTGACATCAAAAGGTTTACTTGAGTCTCGTCCAAAAGTGGGTACTAAAGTAGTAGACCGCGCTTACTGGAACTTCCTAGATCCACAACTTATCGAGTGGATGGATGGTCTAGCGGACACTGACACTTTCTGTGGTCAATTCCTAGGTCTGCGCCGTGCTATCGAACCGGAAGCATGTGCACTGGCTGCTATCCACGCAACTGCAGAGCAACGCATTGAGCTGTCAGAAACCTTCCAAGAGATGTCAGAGGTTGCTGCGGCACCTGAACTGGACATTGTTAAATGGACAGACGTAGACATGCGTTTCCATAGCTTGATCTTCAACGCGACAGGTAACGACTTCTATCTACCATTCGGTAATATCCTGACAACTATGTTCGTGAACTTCATCGTTCACTCGTCAGAAGAGGGTAGCACCTGCATCAATGAGCACCGTGAAATCTACGAAGCAATCATGGCAGGTAACCCAGATAAAGCGCGTCAAGCATCAGCGAATCACTTGCAAGCATCTAACCACCGTTTGCCGTTGGCTAGCTAA
- a CDS encoding FadR/GntR family transcriptional regulator, whose product MSLFSLVEDSSRRIHVQVARQIARKVLSGELEQGQKLPCETELCEVFGVSRTALRESTKLLSAKGLIESKPKVGTRICPRSQWHFLDPQLLEWIEDLEDNKPFLSQFLGLRKAIEPEACALAAENATVEQRKELSTYFQKMTEAATNVDYHNWTMNDHMFHKTIFLATGNQFYIPFSNILSTLFKRFLGDSAVGGRFCLEEHQAIYNAIMSGNASQARVASMTLLADDNQRLSQLD is encoded by the coding sequence ATGTCACTGTTTTCATTGGTGGAAGACTCAAGCCGCCGTATTCATGTGCAAGTCGCGAGACAAATTGCTCGCAAAGTTCTTTCAGGAGAACTAGAACAGGGTCAAAAACTGCCTTGTGAAACCGAATTGTGTGAAGTGTTTGGTGTAAGCCGAACTGCTCTTCGCGAATCTACGAAACTACTATCTGCGAAAGGCCTGATTGAATCTAAGCCAAAAGTGGGTACACGTATCTGCCCGCGTAGCCAATGGCACTTCCTAGACCCACAACTCCTAGAGTGGATTGAAGATCTTGAAGACAACAAGCCATTCCTCTCTCAATTCCTGGGACTGCGTAAAGCTATTGAGCCAGAAGCTTGTGCTCTAGCTGCAGAAAACGCGACCGTTGAGCAAAGAAAAGAGCTGTCGACTTACTTCCAGAAGATGACTGAAGCGGCGACCAACGTGGATTATCACAACTGGACCATGAACGATCATATGTTCCATAAGACGATCTTCCTAGCAACGGGCAACCAGTTCTACATTCCGTTCAGCAACATTCTTTCTACCCTGTTCAAGCGTTTCCTTGGCGATTCAGCGGTAGGTGGTCGTTTCTGTCTGGAAGAGCACCAAGCTATCTACAACGCAATCATGTCAGGTAACGCTTCTCAAGCTCGCGTAGCCTCCATGACTCTGCTTGCAGATGACAACCAGCGCTTGTCTCAATTGGACTAA
- a CDS encoding MATE family efflux transporter, translating to MQSMLMIDTFLVSPLGEISLAAMGIASTIVAFIMGIQMALANGSQLVLSRAVGSGVKASLARGYWSGMAINFGVASLFLILLQFFDHQLIEALTDDTSLYGEINDYLSVSQYLVIFTAVTQVSIALFNALGRTKVPFKGYLIEMPINALLSYLFIYGFAGFEGHGVKGAALGSVIAIMIRTAYLFACMHYSEEIEVRLKDHISGIKKSIKNHFLEIFPVAANVTILSIGATVYQLLYSQLNINAYVAITLVFPWIRSGTQFITAWAHSSAISISQAIGSNKMDDLVENVDKSIDIAVYISIITAVLFGILSLFIADLYPNLDPVTYAALATIAPLYIFLPIVRGYNTVHGHVLRALGKTTDVFKINFTGQWVISIPLCAAIIFVFDGSIFWAFAIQPFEEIVKVLPFRHLARKSLKEFNSEKAQKLMYD from the coding sequence ATGCAATCCATGTTGATGATTGACACCTTCCTTGTCTCTCCTCTTGGTGAAATCTCGCTAGCTGCAATGGGCATTGCAAGCACTATCGTTGCGTTCATCATGGGTATTCAGATGGCATTGGCTAATGGTTCTCAACTAGTACTGAGCCGCGCGGTTGGTTCCGGTGTTAAAGCATCCCTTGCTCGTGGGTATTGGTCTGGCATGGCCATTAACTTTGGTGTCGCTTCCCTCTTTCTTATCCTTTTGCAGTTCTTCGACCACCAACTTATTGAAGCGCTGACCGATGACACCTCTCTTTATGGCGAGATCAACGACTACCTGTCCGTTTCTCAATACCTAGTAATTTTCACTGCAGTCACTCAAGTAAGTATTGCGCTATTCAACGCATTGGGACGCACTAAGGTGCCGTTTAAGGGTTACTTGATTGAAATGCCTATAAACGCCCTACTCTCTTACCTGTTCATCTATGGTTTTGCTGGGTTTGAAGGACACGGTGTAAAAGGTGCCGCGCTTGGTAGTGTGATTGCGATAATGATACGTACCGCCTATCTGTTTGCTTGTATGCACTATTCTGAAGAGATTGAGGTACGTCTAAAAGATCATATAAGCGGGATCAAGAAGAGCATCAAGAACCACTTCCTTGAGATATTCCCTGTTGCGGCCAACGTTACCATTCTTTCTATTGGCGCTACGGTTTATCAGCTTCTCTACTCGCAGCTCAATATCAACGCCTACGTAGCCATTACCTTGGTGTTCCCGTGGATTCGCTCTGGTACTCAGTTTATTACTGCTTGGGCACACTCTTCCGCTATCTCTATTAGCCAAGCAATTGGTTCAAACAAGATGGATGACTTGGTAGAGAACGTCGACAAGAGTATCGATATTGCTGTATATATCTCTATTATCACGGCGGTTCTGTTCGGCATCTTGAGCCTGTTTATCGCAGACCTGTATCCAAACCTTGACCCAGTGACCTACGCTGCCCTAGCCACAATTGCACCGCTATATATCTTCCTGCCTATTGTTCGTGGCTATAACACAGTACACGGGCATGTTTTACGTGCATTGGGTAAAACAACCGACGTATTTAAGATCAACTTTACCGGTCAATGGGTCATCTCTATTCCCCTATGTGCGGCCATTATCTTTGTATTTGATGGCTCTATCTTCTGGGCATTTGCTATCCAGCCTTTTGAAGAAATAGTGAAAGTACTGCCGTTTAGACACCTTGCAAGAAAATCACTGAAAGAATTCAACAGCGAAAAAGCACAGAAACTGATGTACGACTAA